In Turicibacter sanguinis, a genomic segment contains:
- the murB gene encoding UDP-N-acetylmuramate dehydrogenase has protein sequence MFKSFIEEYKGKNIGLLLENEPLSKHTTFRVGGPARCLVIPNSKQSLVETMKLINKYELPFKVIGRGSNLLPSDRLFEGIIVKCDKGLDHVEIDGTQVTVGAGVSTILLANKVAKCELAGLEFISGVPGSVGGAIYMNAGAYNREIQDVLVKALILDEAGELKWLTVEEMGFSYRQSILQTHRNWIVVEAVLQLEKGSYEEIMELMKARKVRRIESQPTNLPSAGSTFRNPLPHYSWQLIEKSGLRGVRIGGAEVSQKHCNFIVNVGGATATDIYELIQHVQAVVFEKHGIQLHPEVEMFNW, from the coding sequence ATGTTTAAGAGTTTTATAGAGGAGTATAAAGGGAAGAATATTGGTTTATTATTAGAAAATGAGCCATTGTCAAAACATACGACTTTTCGTGTAGGAGGTCCTGCACGTTGCTTAGTGATACCAAACTCTAAACAATCATTGGTTGAAACGATGAAATTAATTAACAAATATGAATTACCTTTTAAAGTCATTGGAAGAGGGTCTAATTTATTACCTTCAGATCGTTTATTTGAAGGAATTATTGTTAAATGTGATAAAGGATTAGATCATGTTGAAATTGATGGAACACAAGTGACCGTAGGCGCTGGTGTTTCGACTATTTTATTAGCGAATAAAGTAGCAAAATGTGAACTAGCAGGGTTAGAGTTTATCTCAGGGGTACCAGGGTCAGTCGGTGGAGCGATTTATATGAACGCAGGTGCATATAATCGTGAAATTCAAGATGTTTTGGTTAAAGCGTTAATTTTAGATGAAGCGGGAGAATTAAAGTGGTTAACGGTTGAGGAAATGGGGTTTTCATATCGTCAATCTATTCTGCAGACTCATAGAAATTGGATTGTTGTAGAAGCAGTCTTACAGTTAGAGAAGGGTTCATATGAAGAGATTATGGAACTAATGAAGGCAAGAAAAGTAAGACGAATCGAATCACAACCAACAAACCTACCATCGGCAGGAAGTACTTTTAGAAATCCACTGCCTCATTATTCATGGCAGTTAATTGAAAAGTCAGGATTACGAGGAGTTCGTATCGGTGGAGCAGAAGTTTCACAGAAACATTGTAATTTCATTGTCAATGTAGGTGGGGCGACTGCGACAGATATTTATGAATTAATCCAACATGTTCAAGCAGTCGTATTTGAAAAGCATGGTATACAATTGCACCCAGAAGTTGAGATGTTTAACTGGTAG
- the ftsZ gene encoding cell division protein FtsZ yields the protein MEGFGFGNEFTYAPRIIVVGVGGGGSNAVNRMIENDVQGVEFVVVNTDAQALNLAIADRKFQIGRDLTRGLGAGGNPEVGKHAAEENLSEIKELVKGADMVFITCGMGGGTGTGAAPVIAKAAKESGALTVGIITRPFTFEGKRRTDFALRGIAELKANVDTLISVPNDRLLQIVDRTTPMLEAFREADNILRQGVQGISEIIAVPGLINLDFADVKTVMHNKGSAIMGIGYGTGENRATEAAKKAIASPLLENDIDGATDAIINISGGMDIALFEVDEALRTIREASTTEINIIYGATINPDLGDELIVTVIATGFDETNAAGKPVEMLIGDNRNKKVVASTEEQEVQPAEQSKPAQPAKRQPFGGESVEMIPNWLMNRYK from the coding sequence ATGGAAGGTTTCGGATTTGGAAATGAGTTTACATATGCCCCTAGAATTATTGTAGTAGGTGTTGGTGGCGGAGGAAGTAATGCTGTCAACCGTATGATTGAAAATGATGTACAAGGTGTTGAATTTGTTGTTGTTAATACTGATGCACAAGCATTAAATCTTGCCATCGCTGATCGTAAATTTCAAATTGGTCGTGATTTAACTCGAGGATTAGGTGCAGGTGGAAATCCAGAGGTTGGTAAACATGCCGCTGAGGAAAACTTAAGCGAAATTAAGGAATTAGTAAAAGGTGCAGACATGGTCTTCATTACTTGTGGTATGGGTGGTGGAACCGGAACAGGTGCTGCTCCAGTTATTGCAAAAGCCGCAAAAGAGAGTGGAGCATTAACAGTTGGGATTATTACACGTCCATTTACATTTGAAGGAAAACGCCGTACTGATTTTGCATTACGAGGGATTGCAGAGTTAAAGGCTAATGTGGATACATTAATTTCAGTTCCAAATGATCGATTATTACAAATCGTTGATCGTACGACGCCGATGTTAGAAGCGTTCCGTGAAGCGGATAATATCTTACGCCAAGGTGTTCAAGGGATTTCAGAAATTATTGCAGTGCCTGGTTTAATTAACTTAGACTTTGCCGATGTTAAAACAGTTATGCATAATAAAGGTTCAGCCATTATGGGAATCGGTTATGGTACAGGAGAAAATCGCGCAACAGAAGCTGCGAAAAAGGCAATTGCTAGTCCATTATTAGAAAATGACATTGATGGAGCAACTGATGCTATTATTAATATTTCTGGTGGGATGGATATTGCATTATTCGAAGTTGATGAAGCATTACGTACGATTCGTGAAGCTTCAACGACTGAAATCAATATTATCTATGGAGCGACAATTAATCCAGATTTAGGAGATGAATTAATTGTGACAGTTATTGCAACTGGATTTGATGAAACAAATGCAGCAGGTAAACCAGTTGAAATGTTGATTGGAGATAATCGTAACAAGAAAGTAGTAGCTTCAACAGAAGAGCAAGAGGTTCAACCTGCCGAACAATCAAAACCAGCTCAACCAGCTAAGCGTCAACCATTTGGTGGAGAAAGTGTTGAGATGATTCCAAACTGGTTAATGAATCGATATAAATAA
- a CDS encoding cell division protein FtsQ/DivIB, whose translation MEKGKVVEFSRIKNQKVNKPKKRLKKKIKGFFFSLFIMMVIGGMFYFASPVSRLSVIYFNGLNYVKRSELLEMTQLNYDELFLSLDLKDIQNTIQSHPLIKEVNVTRDGLNRLKIDVTEKDIVGCAQINNQFEFVLSDGQTIQNQYNLKAQCEGLMIYGLPDYEENQSVLKLFVKSLMKVDLVFRNIIKEIHYSPLYGDNNRFSLFLMDGNTIIVNSYTMVNKLKYYQTMADKVQSLNGEVKGIYHLDVGDHFEPYEKMSIDAKNEGEMS comes from the coding sequence ATGGAAAAAGGGAAGGTTGTTGAATTTTCAAGAATTAAAAATCAAAAGGTGAATAAGCCGAAAAAAAGACTAAAAAAGAAGATTAAAGGCTTCTTTTTTAGTCTATTTATTATGATGGTGATTGGAGGGATGTTTTATTTTGCATCGCCAGTTAGTCGATTATCGGTTATTTATTTTAACGGATTAAATTATGTCAAGCGTTCTGAGTTACTTGAAATGACACAGTTAAATTATGATGAGTTATTTTTGAGTTTGGATTTGAAAGACATTCAAAACACGATTCAATCACATCCATTGATTAAAGAAGTTAACGTGACGAGAGATGGATTGAATCGATTAAAGATTGATGTAACGGAAAAAGATATTGTTGGATGTGCGCAAATCAATAATCAATTTGAATTTGTTTTAAGTGATGGTCAAACGATTCAAAATCAGTATAATCTCAAAGCGCAGTGTGAAGGGCTGATGATTTATGGATTACCTGATTATGAAGAAAATCAATCTGTGTTAAAATTGTTCGTTAAATCGTTGATGAAGGTTGATCTTGTTTTTCGTAATATTATAAAAGAGATTCATTATAGCCCTTTATATGGAGATAATAATAGATTTTCATTATTTTTAATGGATGGGAATACGATTATTGTTAATAGTTATACCATGGTGAACAAGTTAAAATACTATCAAACGATGGCAGATAAAGTCCAAAGTCTGAATGGGGAAGTAAAAGGCATTTATCACTTAGATGTTGGGGATCATTTTGAACCTTATGAAAAGATGTCGATTGATGCTAAAAATGAGGGAGAAATGTCGTAA
- the murG gene encoding undecaprenyldiphospho-muramoylpentapeptide beta-N-acetylglucosaminyltransferase has product MRILVTGGGTGGHIYPALAMVRALQELDNQVEVLYIGTENGLEKEIVTHEGIPFKHIEISGFKRSLSLDNLKTIFKFFKSVSVSKQYIKEFNPDVVIGTGGYVCGPVVYGAAKLKIPTIIHEQNSLPGVTNKFLARYVNKVGICFEEARPYFPAEKVVLTGNPRASEVVKTMKIGKGALGLNPHKKTVMISGGSRGAEPINEAVVSMIQKYEKADYEVVFVTGNKHYDSIKNQIENVDSLKNVHILPFINNMPQYLVSVDLFVGRSGATFLSEITALGVPSILIPSPYVTANHQEYNARSVTDHGGGVLILEKDLTGEKLYQEIERIMQNSELRYQMQNTSKQLGIPDAAQRMITVMNEIIEKK; this is encoded by the coding sequence ATGCGCATCCTTGTGACTGGTGGTGGGACTGGTGGACATATCTACCCAGCACTTGCAATGGTTAGAGCACTTCAAGAATTAGATAATCAAGTAGAAGTACTATATATTGGAACTGAAAATGGACTAGAAAAAGAGATTGTAACTCATGAAGGGATTCCATTTAAACATATTGAAATATCTGGATTTAAACGATCGTTATCTTTGGATAACCTTAAAACAATCTTTAAATTTTTTAAATCAGTATCGGTCTCAAAACAGTATATTAAAGAATTCAATCCTGATGTGGTGATTGGAACTGGTGGATATGTTTGTGGACCTGTTGTATATGGAGCTGCAAAACTTAAAATTCCAACGATTATACATGAACAAAATAGTTTACCAGGGGTAACGAATAAGTTTTTAGCTCGGTATGTCAATAAAGTAGGTATTTGTTTTGAGGAGGCGAGACCTTATTTTCCAGCAGAAAAAGTTGTTTTAACTGGAAATCCACGTGCCTCTGAAGTCGTGAAAACAATGAAAATTGGTAAAGGTGCATTAGGGTTAAATCCTCATAAGAAAACTGTTATGATTAGTGGAGGAAGTCGTGGCGCTGAACCTATTAATGAGGCTGTTGTATCAATGATTCAAAAATATGAAAAGGCTGATTATGAAGTTGTGTTTGTGACAGGAAATAAACATTATGACAGTATTAAAAATCAAATTGAGAACGTTGATTCTTTAAAAAATGTACACATTTTACCATTTATTAATAATATGCCTCAATATTTAGTGAGTGTTGATTTATTTGTGGGAAGATCAGGAGCAACTTTCTTGTCAGAAATCACCGCACTAGGCGTACCAAGTATATTAATTCCTTCGCCATATGTCACAGCAAACCATCAAGAGTATAATGCAAGAAGTGTAACGGATCATGGTGGGGGCGTTTTAATTTTAGAAAAAGATTTGACAGGTGAAAAGTTATATCAGGAAATTGAACGCATTATGCAAAATAGTGAACTTCGTTATCAAATGCAAAACACCTCAAAACAACTAGGTATTCCAGATGCAGCACAACGTATGATTACAGTTATGAACGAAATTATTGAGAAAAAGTAG
- the ftsA gene encoding cell division protein FtsA: MKNNIYACLEIGSSEARILVCNIRQERLYVLSQQEILAEGIENGNVINVNQIVEILKNLKEKVEKDLHQEIQSVLLAIPSVDVNIENITTTLSVEANKPISPANVKQLFRNVINQPTYRDQVVVNIIPRSFIVDEKNAIQNPLGIIGNQVSLSAQKMTASSSLVYNLINVVELAGFRISDIVLGSVAEMMYVATPEQLYKGVCHVNIGKSTTTITVSQGGKVLSSVSLSIGGEHVTEEISEAFQIEKSEAELLKVNFARINYDDMIPEIIYTAEGNGEFICITRQMLSDVVTSRYEDILKLVKQYLTENGYKHEDIKYIFTGGAVELEGLNILGKFVFAQDIHIFRPSMLGVRQAKYAKLVGMATFNHEIALLTSQKSNIINFDAYSDARGINLMHESRQETEKKVSVKTNNQDKSYMDHKLENSGVLVRLFDMIFDEKAE, translated from the coding sequence GTGAAAAATAATATTTATGCTTGCTTAGAAATAGGGTCCTCGGAAGCTAGAATTTTAGTCTGTAATATAAGACAAGAACGTCTTTATGTCCTATCGCAACAAGAAATTCTAGCTGAAGGAATTGAAAATGGAAATGTCATTAATGTGAATCAAATCGTTGAAATACTTAAAAATTTAAAAGAGAAGGTTGAAAAAGATCTTCATCAAGAAATTCAAAGTGTATTATTAGCGATACCAAGTGTAGATGTTAATATTGAAAATATAACAACTACGTTATCAGTTGAGGCTAATAAACCAATTAGTCCCGCTAATGTTAAGCAGTTATTCCGTAATGTTATTAATCAACCAACATATCGTGATCAAGTAGTTGTTAACATTATTCCTCGTTCATTTATTGTGGATGAAAAAAATGCTATACAAAACCCACTAGGTATTATTGGTAATCAAGTTTCGTTAAGTGCTCAAAAAATGACTGCCTCATCTTCATTAGTTTATAATTTAATTAATGTCGTTGAATTGGCTGGATTTAGAATTTCTGATATTGTGTTAGGGAGTGTAGCAGAAATGATGTATGTTGCTACGCCCGAACAATTATATAAAGGGGTATGTCACGTAAATATTGGAAAATCAACCACAACAATTACTGTTTCTCAAGGTGGTAAGGTCTTATCATCTGTTTCTTTATCTATTGGTGGAGAGCATGTCACAGAAGAGATTAGTGAAGCATTTCAAATTGAAAAGAGTGAAGCTGAGTTATTAAAGGTGAATTTTGCTCGTATTAATTACGATGATATGATTCCAGAAATTATTTACACAGCTGAAGGTAATGGGGAGTTTATTTGCATCACTAGACAAATGTTATCGGATGTTGTGACGTCTCGATATGAAGATATTTTAAAGCTAGTTAAACAGTATTTGACCGAAAATGGTTACAAGCATGAAGATATTAAATATATCTTTACAGGTGGTGCAGTTGAGCTTGAAGGGTTGAATATTTTGGGGAAATTTGTATTTGCACAAGATATTCATATTTTTAGACCTTCAATGTTAGGTGTTAGACAGGCTAAATATGCAAAATTAGTCGGAATGGCTACATTTAATCATGAAATAGCGTTGTTGACATCGCAAAAAAGTAATATAATTAATTTTGATGCTTACTCTGATGCGAGAGGTATCAATCTTATGCACGAATCACGACAGGAAACAGAAAAAAAGGTTTCAGTTAAAACAAACAATCAAGATAAGTCATATATGGATCATAAGTTGGAAAATAGTGGTGTATTAGTCCGATTATTTGATATGATATTTGACGAAAAAGCAGAATAG